A window of the Isosphaera pallida ATCC 43644 genome harbors these coding sequences:
- a CDS encoding N-acetyltransferase, with translation MIQVRPARVQDVPAIHDLIARAAERKLMVRRELRELYETICELMVAVDDSGQVVGCSGLHVFGPDYAELKGVAVEETQRARGVGRRLVAAAHDLAARLGVRTVFTLTQTPAFFEKCGYTVVDRAVLPRDIWSECVRCPFFPECRETALVIPIQVEPLQRNGAVGEDIPRADLGEAVNGVAVHPASRG, from the coding sequence ATGATTCAGGTGAGACCTGCGCGGGTGCAGGATGTCCCCGCGATCCATGATTTGATCGCCCGCGCGGCCGAACGTAAGTTGATGGTCCGCCGCGAACTCCGTGAACTTTACGAGACGATCTGCGAACTGATGGTGGCCGTGGATGATTCCGGTCAGGTTGTGGGGTGTTCGGGATTGCATGTTTTTGGTCCCGATTATGCCGAACTCAAAGGGGTCGCGGTCGAGGAGACCCAACGCGCGCGGGGGGTCGGGCGTCGTTTGGTGGCAGCCGCTCATGATCTGGCGGCGCGTTTGGGGGTGCGAACCGTCTTCACGCTCACCCAGACGCCCGCCTTCTTCGAGAAATGCGGCTACACCGTGGTGGATCGTGCCGTTCTGCCGCGCGACATTTGGAGCGAGTGCGTCCGCTGTCCCTTCTTCCCCGAATGTCGAGAAACCGCCCTGGTCATCCCGATCCAAGTCGAACCGCTCCAGCGCAACGGGGCTGTTGGGGAGGACATCCCTCGGGCTGATCTTGGCGAGGCGGTCAACGGAGTGGCCGTTCATCCCGCGTCCCGCGGCTGA
- a CDS encoding glycosyltransferase family 39 protein codes for MTTAESLASVDSSACQSDSVPPRSPWWATLAALAVALVCTVPTTGDIGLTWDEPSYRYSQVLSIQWYEGVCQARSWDELRTWFDRDALAYYWPYGRFGINFHPPLAGQLNLLTHQLFGGWMKDIPSRRLAAVLEYALVLTMLFHVLARRYGPWVGATASLALLTMPRVYADGHVATTDMPGLLLWAIAGFAFWRGLSRPDARLNRTLVGITLGLCFVEKMAAVLVALPIALWLAGRFLGGVVRGEVKRADWIDGLVTLGLLGLPVGLAGWEIQRLTTLLPPPNQYSVFANPPESWLPNGFLAVPSVVWLARRVLFRLRRGHRVWGTDRPALEIAAACLAFPPLIGWLGNPAWWVETFPRLAHYVMLNQARQGVLPSIYILYFGETYSYSLPWHNAFVLTAIMTPAALLIAAGVGLIKVPWGLLSRPRDLFPLYCLMHMMVLPIVRMFNTPAHDGIRLFLPTFLFLAAFVGWGVIGLADLLARLAPRWRTWLRAGLVGLTIGSSAIQLIRIHPYELSYYNELIGGPRGAWNNGFELAYWFDAFTPEVFAELNKRFPENAVINFPNKLSEPPTFLESQWLGHLRGDLLIGDAPDRLTYKWLLTQDAKASGFSRLLFVMTPWYESRPAQLDGLRVVTVADPVAVSRALALALLTDVPKGPIVTQGELPGWVEPWARWFPGLGRFWGVGLSKLDTLDVYEPVFEWAATDPEGLRAAAKALAHGVNQPDNLGDVRRLRAILDRIPPDTSNPSWERLLKLRPEALIEAVEILIARPEAVRRVLTRSAYTDPTAIGGYLDERPDLAGDG; via the coding sequence ATGACCACCGCTGAATCCCTTGCCTCCGTCGATTCCTCCGCGTGCCAAAGCGACTCGGTCCCTCCGCGTTCTCCCTGGTGGGCCACTCTCGCGGCGCTGGCTGTGGCGTTGGTCTGCACCGTACCCACCACCGGCGACATTGGCTTGACCTGGGACGAACCGTCCTACCGCTACAGCCAGGTGTTGTCGATCCAGTGGTATGAAGGAGTGTGCCAAGCCCGATCCTGGGACGAGCTGCGAACTTGGTTCGACCGCGACGCCCTGGCCTACTATTGGCCCTACGGCCGGTTTGGCATCAACTTCCACCCGCCGCTGGCCGGTCAATTGAATCTGCTGACTCATCAACTCTTCGGTGGTTGGATGAAGGACATCCCGTCCCGGCGGTTGGCGGCGGTGCTCGAATATGCCCTTGTGTTGACCATGCTCTTTCATGTCTTAGCGCGTCGTTATGGCCCCTGGGTTGGCGCGACCGCCTCGCTAGCGTTGTTGACGATGCCTCGGGTTTACGCCGACGGCCACGTGGCGACCACTGACATGCCGGGGCTGTTGCTGTGGGCGATCGCCGGGTTTGCGTTCTGGAGGGGATTGTCACGGCCCGACGCGCGGTTGAACCGAACGCTGGTGGGAATCACGTTGGGGTTGTGTTTCGTGGAGAAAATGGCAGCGGTGCTGGTCGCGCTGCCGATCGCGCTTTGGTTGGCGGGTCGGTTCCTGGGCGGAGTGGTTCGCGGCGAAGTGAAACGGGCGGATTGGATCGATGGATTGGTGACGTTGGGACTGCTCGGCCTGCCAGTAGGACTGGCGGGTTGGGAAATCCAACGACTGACCACGCTGCTGCCGCCGCCCAACCAGTACAGCGTCTTCGCCAACCCTCCCGAAAGCTGGCTGCCCAACGGATTTCTGGCGGTGCCGTCGGTGGTTTGGTTAGCCCGCCGAGTGCTCTTCCGGCTTCGCCGAGGCCATCGCGTCTGGGGGACCGACCGCCCCGCACTTGAGATCGCCGCGGCCTGCCTGGCATTTCCCCCGCTCATCGGCTGGCTGGGTAACCCGGCCTGGTGGGTGGAGACCTTTCCAAGACTGGCGCATTACGTCATGCTCAACCAAGCGCGCCAGGGGGTGTTGCCCAGCATCTACATCCTCTACTTCGGCGAAACCTATTCCTATAGCCTACCCTGGCACAATGCCTTCGTGCTGACCGCAATCATGACCCCAGCGGCCCTGCTGATCGCCGCGGGCGTCGGCTTGATCAAAGTCCCGTGGGGGTTGCTGAGCCGGCCGCGCGACTTGTTTCCGCTCTATTGCTTGATGCATATGATGGTGTTGCCCATTGTGAGGATGTTCAACACGCCTGCGCACGACGGTATCCGGCTCTTCCTGCCTACCTTTCTGTTTCTGGCGGCGTTCGTGGGGTGGGGGGTGATCGGCTTGGCCGACCTGCTGGCGAGACTCGCGCCACGCTGGCGAACCTGGCTTCGCGCCGGATTGGTAGGCCTGACCATCGGCTCCTCGGCGATCCAATTGATTCGAATTCATCCCTACGAACTTTCTTATTACAATGAACTTATCGGTGGTCCCCGAGGGGCCTGGAATAACGGGTTCGAGTTGGCGTACTGGTTCGACGCCTTCACACCCGAGGTTTTCGCTGAGCTCAACAAGCGGTTTCCCGAGAATGCGGTGATCAACTTTCCCAACAAACTCTCCGAACCCCCCACCTTTCTGGAATCGCAGTGGCTGGGGCATTTGCGGGGAGACCTTCTGATCGGTGACGCGCCGGACCGCTTGACGTACAAGTGGCTGTTGACCCAAGACGCCAAGGCGTCTGGTTTTTCGCGGCTGCTGTTCGTGATGACGCCGTGGTACGAGTCGCGTCCCGCGCAACTGGATGGGCTGCGGGTGGTGACGGTGGCCGATCCGGTGGCGGTGTCGCGGGCCTTGGCGCTGGCGTTGCTGACCGACGTGCCCAAAGGTCCGATCGTTACCCAGGGGGAGTTGCCCGGTTGGGTCGAACCGTGGGCGCGATGGTTCCCGGGGTTGGGACGGTTCTGGGGAGTGGGGCTATCCAAGCTCGACACCCTGGACGTCTACGAACCGGTCTTCGAGTGGGCCGCGACCGACCCTGAGGGTCTGCGCGCCGCGGCCAAGGCGTTGGCTCATGGCGTCAACCAGCCGGACAACCTGGGAGACGTTCGGCGTCTGCGGGCGATCCTGGACCGCATCCCGCCCGACACGTCCAACCCGTCGTGGGAACGTTTGCTCAAGCTGCGTCCCGAAGCGTTGATCGAGGCGGTCGAAATTTTGATCGCGCGTCCCGAAGCGGTGCGACGGGTGTTGACCCGTTCAGCCTACACCGATCCCACCGCGATCGGTGGCTACCTCGACGAGCGGCCCGACTTGGCCGGCGACGGCTGA
- the leuC gene encoding 3-isopropylmalate dehydratase large subunit, giving the protein MTPSTLFAKVWDRHVVTSTPSSTLLYIDRHLVHEVTSPQAFDGLRLAKRAVRRPELTFATVDHNVPTEDQMNIKDLLSKRQVETLRRNCAEFGVTLLDLGSGRQGIVHVIGPELGLTLPGLTIVCGDSHTSTHGAFGALAFGIGTSEVEHVLATQTLWQGPRPQSLGVEVTGRLGPGLEPKDIILALIRRIGTAGATGCVLEYYGEAIRALSMEGRMTICNMSIEAGGRAGLIAPDDTTFQYIANGERPYAPKGAAFEAAVADWRTLKTDPDATFDKSVTIDAATLAPQVTWGTNPGMTVDVTDRVPEPDQVPFTSRADAARALEYMGLTPGTPITEIPIDVVFIGSCTNGRIEDLRAAAKVLRGRKVAPGVRALVVPGSEAVRAQAEAEGLNRVFIEAGAEWRQAGCSMCLAMNPDKLAPGQRSASTSNRNFEGRQGPGGRTHLVSPTMAAAAAVYGHFVDVRTLKAMEA; this is encoded by the coding sequence ATGACTCCCTCCACCCTCTTTGCTAAGGTCTGGGACCGCCACGTGGTCACCTCGACCCCCTCTTCAACCTTGTTGTACATCGACCGCCACCTGGTCCACGAGGTGACCAGTCCCCAGGCATTCGACGGCCTGCGATTGGCCAAACGCGCCGTTCGCCGTCCCGAATTGACCTTCGCCACGGTCGATCACAACGTCCCGACCGAAGATCAAATGAACATCAAGGATCTGCTGTCCAAACGGCAGGTCGAAACCCTCCGACGCAATTGCGCCGAGTTCGGCGTGACCCTGCTGGACCTGGGCAGCGGACGCCAAGGGATTGTTCACGTCATCGGGCCGGAACTGGGTTTGACCCTGCCTGGACTGACGATCGTTTGCGGCGATAGCCACACCTCGACCCACGGCGCGTTCGGGGCGTTGGCCTTTGGGATTGGCACGAGTGAAGTCGAGCATGTGCTGGCTACTCAAACCTTGTGGCAAGGTCCGCGTCCCCAGAGTCTCGGCGTGGAGGTGACGGGGCGTCTGGGCCCGGGTCTGGAGCCCAAGGACATCATCCTGGCGCTGATTCGCCGCATCGGCACCGCCGGAGCAACCGGCTGCGTGCTGGAATACTATGGCGAGGCGATCCGCGCCTTGAGCATGGAGGGACGGATGACGATCTGTAATATGTCGATCGAAGCGGGCGGACGGGCCGGTTTGATCGCCCCCGACGACACCACCTTCCAATACATTGCCAACGGAGAACGTCCCTACGCTCCTAAGGGAGCCGCCTTCGAGGCGGCGGTGGCCGACTGGCGGACACTCAAGACCGACCCCGACGCCACGTTCGACAAGAGCGTGACCATCGACGCGGCCACCCTCGCGCCTCAGGTGACCTGGGGTACCAACCCCGGCATGACCGTCGATGTGACCGATCGGGTGCCCGAACCGGACCAGGTTCCCTTCACCTCGCGGGCCGACGCAGCGCGGGCGTTGGAATACATGGGACTGACCCCTGGTACGCCGATCACGGAAATTCCTATTGACGTGGTGTTCATCGGCTCTTGCACCAATGGACGGATCGAAGACCTGAGGGCCGCGGCGAAGGTGTTGCGCGGTCGCAAGGTGGCTCCCGGCGTACGCGCTTTGGTGGTTCCCGGCAGCGAGGCGGTGCGGGCTCAGGCCGAGGCTGAAGGGTTGAACCGAGTCTTCATCGAAGCGGGGGCCGAATGGCGTCAAGCTGGTTGCAGCATGTGTTTGGCCATGAATCCCGACAAGCTCGCGCCGGGACAACGCTCGGCTAGCACCAGCAACCGTAACTTCGAGGGCCGTCAGGGCCCCGGCGGACGAACTCACCTGGTCAGTCCCACTATGGCGGCTGCCGCGGCCGTTTATGGCCACTTCGTTGATGTGCGAACCTTGAAGGCAATGGAGGCGTAA
- a CDS encoding phospholipid carrier-dependent glycosyltransferase gives MSQTTSASPSCATPTVPDSPPASVGLWAWRGATFALALTILVGTEPRLAMVWDEGYTLGRVERVRLWFQAVADPSGFAARWTAPTREYVQPDQPYRPPPRADQIDTRAELFSQPALEWFWPFAREEPHGHPPGYALFALIGDGLTPWREPLARARLGTMLLAAWTAGALALALRKRFGPEAALVGASCWLLHPRLFAEAHYATYDALLASLTVLCGLALLNAVAARRSGRKAGFLGWSIVLGLGLGWAATLKLTGWFLVLPLAAWVGLSRCRAGFVALALALPIGLGLAFALNPAFWPDPLEGFRRFWVSNTTRDQTINIETLYLGTVYATPRDSLPWHNTLVLTVATTPALMVFLGLRGGLRTLAKLPGWALSGPAQRDPGRDAVGFGLMFGLLACFFLTLRALPHTPGHDGVRQFLPAFGGLAALAGLGIGPRAASSRAATRRLARLLTGLTLAELGLSLAVMMPTPLSYYSPLVGGLPGATKLGFEPTYYWDALDEEALTFLNENTPPPYTVAFASFPTSWLYLHDMGHLKPEPWTPLVGPDRPPRWKVIQNRPGSMSAADRRLVSQHQAAYVHSKLGVPLLWIVPLTPPTVDSSLLRPDLREMDPR, from the coding sequence ATGAGTCAGACCACGTCGGCTTCACCCTCCTGCGCGACGCCAACGGTCCCCGATTCCCCCCCCGCGTCGGTGGGTCTTTGGGCGTGGCGTGGGGCCACCTTCGCGCTGGCCTTGACCATCCTGGTTGGGACCGAGCCGCGTCTGGCGATGGTCTGGGACGAGGGATACACCCTGGGACGGGTTGAACGTGTTCGCCTTTGGTTCCAGGCGGTGGCCGACCCGTCTGGGTTCGCCGCGCGTTGGACCGCGCCGACCCGGGAGTACGTCCAGCCCGACCAACCCTATCGCCCGCCGCCCCGTGCCGATCAAATCGACACCCGCGCCGAACTGTTTTCTCAACCGGCGTTGGAGTGGTTCTGGCCGTTCGCCCGCGAAGAGCCGCACGGCCACCCTCCCGGTTACGCTTTGTTCGCCTTAATCGGCGATGGGCTGACCCCCTGGCGTGAACCATTAGCCCGCGCCCGTCTGGGCACAATGTTGCTGGCGGCCTGGACCGCCGGGGCGTTGGCCCTCGCGTTGCGCAAACGCTTTGGACCCGAGGCGGCTTTGGTCGGGGCGTCCTGCTGGTTGCTCCACCCCCGCCTCTTCGCCGAAGCCCACTACGCCACCTACGACGCCTTGCTCGCTTCGCTGACGGTCTTATGCGGCCTGGCGCTACTCAACGCCGTGGCCGCGCGACGCAGCGGCAGGAAAGCGGGGTTCCTCGGGTGGTCGATCGTGTTGGGTTTGGGACTTGGTTGGGCCGCCACCTTGAAATTGACCGGGTGGTTTTTAGTTTTGCCGTTGGCGGCCTGGGTCGGTCTGAGTCGCTGTCGCGCGGGATTCGTCGCGCTGGCGTTAGCGCTGCCGATTGGTCTGGGACTGGCCTTCGCGCTTAACCCAGCCTTCTGGCCCGATCCGCTGGAGGGATTCCGCCGATTCTGGGTTTCCAACACAACCCGCGACCAAACCATCAACATCGAGACGCTTTATCTCGGGACGGTCTACGCCACCCCGCGCGACTCGCTGCCTTGGCACAACACCCTCGTGCTGACGGTGGCAACGACCCCGGCGCTCATGGTGTTCCTAGGGCTTCGAGGCGGTTTGCGAACCCTGGCGAAGCTGCCGGGCTGGGCATTGAGCGGTCCGGCGCAACGCGATCCCGGACGCGACGCGGTGGGCTTCGGCCTGATGTTCGGCCTGTTGGCCTGCTTCTTCCTGACTTTGCGGGCACTGCCCCACACGCCGGGACATGACGGCGTGCGTCAATTCCTGCCCGCCTTCGGTGGGCTGGCCGCGCTAGCGGGTCTGGGGATTGGTCCGCGAGCCGCGTCCAGCCGCGCTGCAACGCGCCGCCTTGCTCGGCTGCTAACTGGTCTGACCTTGGCCGAACTGGGATTGAGCCTGGCGGTGATGATGCCCACGCCGTTGTCGTATTATTCGCCGTTGGTCGGCGGCCTGCCTGGGGCGACTAAGCTGGGCTTTGAACCCACCTACTATTGGGACGCACTTGACGAGGAGGCCTTGACTTTCCTCAACGAGAATACCCCCCCACCCTACACGGTGGCCTTCGCCTCGTTTCCCACCTCGTGGCTCTACCTGCACGACATGGGCCATCTCAAGCCCGAACCGTGGACCCCGCTGGTAGGACCCGATCGGCCGCCCCGTTGGAAGGTGATCCAGAACCGCCCCGGCTCGATGAGCGCCGCGGATCGCCGGTTGGTGAGTCAACATCAAGCAGCTTATGTTCACTCCAAGCTCGGTGTCCCGCTGCTCTGGATCGTGCCGTTGACGCCGCCCACGGTGGATTCGTCGCTTCTTCGCCCCGACCTCCGCGAGATGGACCCGCGATGA